One Nymphaea colorata isolate Beijing-Zhang1983 chromosome 12, ASM883128v2, whole genome shotgun sequence genomic window, GCAACATTTGTGAAACATGATTATGAACGTTTTCCTTTCTGTTATTGCTCAAGTTGATCAATAACTTTACCCAAAAGCCAAGTCAAATATTCCCTAGGACATTATCTTACTCCAACACCTCACAGAAAATTTATCATAAAGcaattgtaaaatttaaaaaagaatctggggggtgggggtgggtgTTGTGGAGAGATGTATAGCAGCCAGCCAACAGCTAACCTCCTACTCTTGAGCCTCTTCAACATATGAGTATTGGTCACATTTCTAAGTGAACAGAATATTCTCTACAGAAGCAAAGAAGCTGTCAAAAGCTCCAAGAAAGCTTTTATAAGCAGTCAGTATGAAGTCAGGTCAGAATATTTGGATATTTGAATAAGTTAAACATCATGACCACCACAAACAAAGTGGAGTGAAACTTTGTAGACATACCACAGCATTAAACAAGACCTTGCACCCAAATAAGGTCAATTAAGTTTATGAACCTAAGAATAAAGTCATTAGAAACAAAATGGATGACATATTTTTTGGCATAATTTTACTTGACTTTAGTGAAGTTTCTTGAAGataaatatttctttctacATCATGCACATGACCTAGAAATCTTTGCACTAGGAGAAATGAGAATACTCAGAAAACTATCACGTGATTTCTCCAGTGCACATATTTATCCAACAGAAATAACGTAAGATAATTACCATAGTTTTCAAAAGGTAAAACTGCAAGCACAAACTTCAAGGCCATGTAAGATTTCCTATACCTGTATCATTGAAGAAGCTGAACGACCAGCACCTGCAGCCGCACCAATCAGCACAAAAAGTTGAGGAAATGCAGGAGTCAACAACTCCAATCCGTAGGCAACGTTTTCCAAAAGGTCTGCAAATAGCCTCCACCCCTTTGGATGAACATCAAAATGGCGGCCATATTTTGACAACATAATTTTGCTAAGGTAACCAATTCCATCTTTCATTACCCAATTGACAGCTGCTGCGGTTGGAATAGCACCTTTCCCCAATCCGACAGCATAAAGTAAAGCCTACAAAAGGTGGTCATTAGCAGTTGACATCAAATCCACTGGATAATGTGTCAATGCAAACAGTTAAGAGGAAGCTGTGTTTGTCAAAAGGAAATTTCATGGTGAGATGCAGAAGAAAGCTCAAAGAGAATCTCCATAACTGAACAGCGTAGAACAGCACCAAATGATAAACAAAAGGCACACACTTAAGTGCGCTGACTGGACTAAAAGAGATGTGCTAATCCGGCACCACTACTAGTGCTAGTACATGAAGAGTAGAGTAATTTGTAGAAAGTATTCTGTGTAAAGTTTGGCTTTTTACCAGAATTAATGCAACTCACATATGATATAACCAACTCTAtgaagtgaagaagaaaacaactgaaaaagggaaggaaaattTTTTGCAAGAAACAAGTTGCTCAGAAGTAGACTACTTTTTGTATCTAAAATATGATGAATATAtgttcgtgtgtgtgtgtgtgtgaatttttgaaatataagaaaaaCTAATAGCAGGAATATTTCCGTAAATGATCATATAACATGGTGTTATATTTGTGATTAAGTTTTAGCACCATAGGCCTgattataaatattataatgGGTGTCAAGACAGATATACTTTCTAAAACATGCCACATGAAATGATCATATAACATGATGTTATATTTGTGATTAAGTTTCAGCACCATAGGCCTGACTATAAATATTATAATGGGTATCAAGGCACAGATATACTTTCTAAAACATGCCATATTACAAAAAAGTATGGGTACTCAGAGCATAGGAATCATTTCTGTCTCCAGTTTTTAATCCTTTTGCCTTTGCAGATTTCatgcataaaattttttgtCCATCTTAGTCTGCTTAATTTCTTTATGCTAAACTGTTTATTGAGAATAGTTTTCTATACCTTTCCTATCAAAatataaatcaacaaaatgttACATGTCCTGGATCGATAAACAAATGGatgtttcaaatatctttttcaTAACTAGGACCTCGCAGATATTCTCTGTGGCATAGCTGATCTAGCAGCCATTTCTTGCTTTTTCTACTAACTCAATcaataaaaaccaaaatatagACAAAAACATATAGCAGATGATCCACTCTAATTATCGCCTGTGAATTAGCTACGCACTATCCAACAACTTGAGGACACGAACATTCTACAGTAGGTCAACACATCCATACAAGTAATCTTTGATATCAGATGATCCTTTTCAggaatttaaaatgtttaatcCTCCTAATAAATAAGCCATGGACATGGAAACAGTGGTGCATCAACATGTAACTATAACAGCGGAAAGAAACATATCCATCAGGATATTGAACCATGCTTGGAGTTGATTGTTGCATCCATTTTTCTTGCATACGTTGGACAGCTTGCTGGCTATGTGCACCAAAGGTGGTGTAAATGCAACTGTATTGGTCCGGATATAAGACGATGGTACAAACCAAGAGTAGCTTATGCAGGTACGTTAAAGTACGCCAGCTTACAGTCGCGCATGACTTACAGGATTTTGCAGTACATGTACTCGAGCTTACTAAGAGCATTACTACTATTGTAACAGCTCTAGTTCAACACGGACATGCTAGTGAACAATCGGAGAAAGCAAGCGCAAGTAATTTGTTTCAACATAAAATTCACTCACAAGGACCAAGCAACTGTGCCAAACTTTAATTGGGAGGaggcaagaaaagaagaatgaaaaggaagcAGAGTCTAACCTGGGTTGTAAGAACGCCGTTGACTTGGCTGGCAATGCTCTGAACGGCCCTCCAAATCGAGTATTCCAAATAGTCACTGCTCACACTTTCTGGATAGTCTTCTGGAAGCATCAATCTGAGCACGAAACCTCTACACCAACTTACACAATCCGTGACCATTCTGCTGAATTCCTCACGACGAGCACCAGCTCGAAATCCAGAAGAGGCAGATGAAGAACCAAGCTCATCCTCCCCGTCATTCTTGGTCTGCCGGTTGATACCGGTTCTCCCGTTAACAAGGAAAGCGTCCGTAGATGCATCAGGCACAAGTCTCAGCCACATTCCTCCCTTCACTTCCCACACAGAACCAGGCACGTCGACCCCCACTTGTGCATAGGCACAACGCTTCTGAAAATAGAGGAGGTGGCAACACATGAAGGCCATGCAGAAGAGAATGGCCCTCTTCCAACTGTCCTTGTTCCTGAAAATATCGGCGGCGAGGATGAGGAGTCCCCAGAATTTCAAATCCCACCTCTCGTCACCAAATCCGAACGAGCCTTCACCGTCGCCGCCTCCATCGTCACCGTGGCCATTATTGTTCCAATTGTTACCACCACCGCTTCCGTCAGTGCAGCGAAGAGCGTAGTActggaagaggaaggagggagaagaagagTTCTTCGAGGGGAAAGAAGAAACGAAGATGGGTGGAGCGGAAGAAGAAACGGAAGGAGATAAGGAAGCGAAAATGAAGCAAGAGCGGGAAGAAGCTTGGAGGAGAGAAGGCGATTGTTTGATTCTCGAACTGAAAGAATGCGCCGGACGGGCAGGGAGGTGAGGGGGGCCACCACCCAGCAGCAGTCTAGCGTGGAGACCGGCGGCCATCCCTCTCTTCCCTCGTCGTCTTGGAGCTCTAGGATGAAGGAAAGCGTCTTCTTCTCATGGAGACTGCTCTCGTTGCATTCACAAGGCCTGCCAATTGCCAACCCTCGGATTATTCCCACCTCCTCCTCCGGTGGGCGGCCGCCGACTTGTTTGCCGTGGTCGCTATCGGCGTTCAGTCAGGGCGGGCCTCGGGCATCCCAACGCAGGCTTCCAGTTCGACTGAGTTTTTCTGCTATGGTTTTCCATTTTGATCATAATTCTTAATACGTGCACCATCCGATTTTGTTGATAAAGAGGCTGGAGCACTTGGTCTTATAATTGGAACGGACTAAAATGTAAAGGTGAAattcgaatttttttttttagcaataaaattcttaaaatattcttttaacaAAACGTGGGAACTTATCAGCATATtgctcatttttttg contains:
- the LOC116266394 gene encoding protein root UVB sensitive 1, chloroplastic, whose amino-acid sequence is MAAGLHARLLLGGGPPHLPARPAHSFSSRIKQSPSLLQASSRSCFIFASLSPSVSSSAPPIFVSSFPSKNSSSPSFLFQYYALRCTDGSGGGNNWNNNGHGDDGGGDGEGSFGFGDERWDLKFWGLLILAADIFRNKDSWKRAILFCMAFMCCHLLYFQKRCAYAQVGVDVPGSVWEVKGGMWLRLVPDASTDAFLVNGRTGINRQTKNDGEDELGSSSASSGFRAGARREEFSRMVTDCVSWCRGFVLRLMLPEDYPESVSSDYLEYSIWRAVQSIASQVNGVLTTQALLYAVGLGKGAIPTAAAVNWVMKDGIGYLSKIMLSKYGRHFDVHPKGWRLFADLLENVAYGLELLTPAFPQLFVLIGAAAGAGRSASSMIQAATRSCFYAGFAAQRNFAEVIAKGEAQGMVSKSVGIILGIALANYVASSGTLTAISFGVVTALHMLCNIKSYQSIQLRSLNPYRASLVFSEYLLSGQVPPIKEVNDEEPLFPGIPSLKIKSIQQEKDQVLSTEAKQAAAQINYRLQLGTKFSEVVRSKEDARALFGLFRNEGYVLVEEGGGFFVTLKEGCTPRDMLKSLFHVCYMYWLEQNVGIETRGAVEDCKPGGKLQLSYEYVQREFSHVKSDGQAAGWYTDGLVARPLPYRIRVG